The proteins below are encoded in one region of Thermosulfurimonas marina:
- a CDS encoding outer membrane protein assembly factor BamD has translation MRRLLIFGILLLFFLPACGPREKGTGGLLSWFAKKPQPAEAKLRELVERAQRHFERGYYELAEKDFEEIRDRYPDSPYALWAELKLADCKFFAGKYLEAVVLYQEFEKLHPTNEAVPYVIFQIGTCYYRLMLSPDRDQTNTRKAIEAYERLIKTYPDAPYVYEARRRIARARERLAEHELYVARFYYRTGGYRAAYYRLLYLLDNYPETRAAAKARRLVYTYYRKAQEETRALAEGRLKDFWGQPYP, from the coding sequence ATGAGAAGACTGCTGATCTTCGGGATCCTCCTCCTTTTCTTTCTTCCGGCCTGTGGGCCGCGGGAGAAAGGGACAGGGGGGCTTCTTTCCTGGTTTGCCAAGAAGCCTCAACCGGCGGAGGCCAAGCTCCGGGAGCTGGTGGAAAGGGCCCAGAGGCACTTCGAGAGGGGTTATTACGAGCTTGCCGAAAAGGATTTCGAGGAGATCCGGGATCGCTATCCAGACTCTCCCTATGCCCTCTGGGCGGAGCTCAAGTTGGCGGATTGCAAATTCTTTGCCGGTAAGTACCTGGAGGCCGTGGTCCTTTATCAGGAATTCGAAAAACTCCATCCCACCAACGAGGCCGTGCCCTACGTGATCTTTCAGATCGGGACCTGTTACTATCGCCTGATGCTTTCGCCCGACCGGGATCAGACCAACACCCGCAAGGCCATCGAGGCTTACGAAAGGTTGATCAAGACCTATCCGGATGCCCCCTACGTTTATGAAGCCCGTCGGCGGATTGCCCGGGCCCGGGAAAGGCTAGCCGAACACGAACTATATGTGGCCCGCTTCTACTACCGCACCGGAGGGTATCGGGCGGCCTACTATCGCCTGCTTTATCTCCTGGACAATTATCCGGAGACCCGGGCCGCGGCCAAGGCCCGGCGGCTGGTCTACACTTATTATCGCAAGGCCCAGGAGGAGACCCGGGCCCTGGCTGAAGGACGCCTCAAGGACTTCTGGGGCCAACCCTATCCCTAA
- the trxB gene encoding thioredoxin-disulfide reductase: MQPDADLVIVGGGPAGLTAYIYAARARLRTLLVEKLAPGGQVLVTDFVENYPGFPEGISGAELMERFTAHARALGLEPLQDEAVGLSIEGEYRVVHLASGRNLATLTVIVATGARPRKLGVPGEAELTGKGVSYCATCDGPFFRDQVIAVVGGGNTAVQESLFLTRFARKIYLIHRRDKLRATKILQERAFAHPKIEILWDTVVTRILGKEGVEGVRLKNVKTGEERELPVGGVFIFIGIEPATSWLGSTLALDEGGFIITDSEMRTSVPGVFAAGDVRAKACRQIVTAAGDGATAAYMAEQYLAEREKP; the protein is encoded by the coding sequence ATGCAACCGGATGCGGATCTGGTCATCGTAGGAGGCGGGCCGGCGGGGCTTACGGCCTATATCTATGCCGCGCGGGCCCGCCTGCGCACCCTTCTCGTGGAAAAACTGGCCCCCGGGGGGCAGGTCCTGGTCACGGATTTTGTGGAAAACTATCCGGGATTTCCGGAGGGGATCTCTGGGGCCGAGCTTATGGAGAGGTTTACGGCCCACGCCCGGGCCCTGGGGTTGGAACCCTTACAGGACGAAGCGGTAGGGCTCTCGATCGAGGGGGAGTATCGGGTGGTCCATCTGGCCAGCGGGCGTAATCTGGCGACCCTCACGGTAATTGTGGCCACCGGAGCCCGTCCTCGCAAGCTCGGGGTTCCCGGGGAGGCGGAACTTACGGGAAAGGGGGTCTCTTATTGCGCCACCTGTGACGGTCCCTTTTTCCGGGACCAGGTCATCGCCGTGGTGGGCGGGGGAAACACCGCCGTCCAGGAAAGTCTTTTTCTTACCCGTTTTGCCCGCAAGATCTATCTCATTCATCGGCGGGACAAGCTCCGGGCCACCAAGATCCTCCAAGAGCGGGCCTTTGCCCATCCCAAGATCGAGATCCTTTGGGACACCGTGGTCACCCGGATCCTGGGGAAGGAGGGGGTGGAGGGGGTGCGGCTTAAGAACGTTAAGACCGGAGAGGAAAGGGAACTTCCGGTAGGAGGAGTCTTTATCTTTATCGGGATTGAACCAGCCACCTCCTGGCTAGGAAGCACTTTGGCCTTGGACGAAGGGGGTTTTATTATCACCGATTCCGAAATGCGCACCTCGGTGCCCGGGGTCTTTGCGGCCGGTGATGTACGGGCCAAGGCCTGTCGGCAGATCGTAACCGCTGCCGGAGATGGGGCCACCGCGGCCTATATGGCCGAACAGTACCTGGCCGAGAGGGAAAAACCATGA
- the trxA gene encoding thioredoxin yields MAVCQVTDQTFEEEVLKSDIPVLVDFWAAWCGPCRAIAPVIEELAEEYQGRLKVCKLNVDENPVTPGKYGIRAIPTLIFFKDGQPVESITGAVAKSTIEAVIAKVLGS; encoded by the coding sequence ATGGCCGTTTGTCAGGTGACCGATCAGACCTTTGAGGAGGAGGTGCTCAAGTCCGATATTCCGGTACTGGTGGACTTCTGGGCGGCCTGGTGTGGGCCCTGTCGGGCTATCGCCCCGGTTATTGAGGAGCTGGCCGAGGAGTATCAGGGCCGGCTCAAGGTCTGTAAACTCAATGTGGACGAAAACCCGGTAACTCCCGGAAAATACGGTATCCGGGCCATTCCCACCCTGATCTTTTTCAAAGACGGGCAGCCGGTGGAAAGTATCACCGGCGCGGTGGCCAAGAGCACCATTGAGGCGGTAATCGCCAAGGTCCTCGGGAGTTAA
- the radA gene encoding DNA repair protein RadA: MAYRCQECGYRSVKWLGRCPGCGAWESFAEEREEKTPRVSRSSPARILRLSEVSGEGFKRYASGLSEFDRVLGGGLVPGALVLIGGDPGIGKSTLLLQVAGRYLSQGLSVIYLCGEESPGQVRLRAERLKIPGELELLPETDLSAALPAVRERHPAILMVDSIQTVYLPELSSAPGSVSQVREATAALLRLAKEEGVAIFLVGHVTKEGVIAGPRVLEHLVDVVLYFEGERSGPYRLLRAVKNRFGPVDEIGVFEMREAGLFPVENPSRFFLSGGGGAVFPALEGTRPLLVEIQALVVKSYLASPRRTAVGFDPWRLSMLLAILEKHLGVSFYDRDVFLNVAGGLRLRETGADLAVCAALLGSRLEKDLPEKTVFCGEVGLSGEVRPVLALETRLKEARRLGFSQAVLPWGQEIRDFPQVRPLRQVRELLDLL, from the coding sequence ATGGCTTATCGCTGTCAGGAATGTGGCTATCGCTCGGTGAAGTGGCTTGGGCGCTGTCCGGGCTGCGGGGCCTGGGAGAGCTTCGCTGAGGAAAGGGAGGAAAAGACTCCCCGCGTCTCTCGCTCTTCCCCGGCCCGTATCCTGCGGCTTTCCGAGGTCTCCGGAGAAGGCTTCAAACGCTACGCTTCGGGACTTTCCGAGTTTGATCGGGTCCTGGGGGGAGGGCTGGTCCCCGGGGCCCTGGTCCTCATCGGGGGAGATCCCGGTATCGGAAAATCCACCCTTCTTCTTCAGGTGGCCGGAAGATATCTTTCCCAGGGTCTTTCGGTGATCTATCTCTGCGGAGAGGAATCCCCGGGGCAGGTGCGCCTGCGGGCGGAAAGGCTAAAGATTCCGGGAGAGCTGGAGCTCCTTCCAGAAACCGACCTTTCGGCGGCCCTGCCCGCGGTGCGCGAGCGGCATCCGGCCATCCTCATGGTGGATTCCATCCAGACCGTCTATCTTCCGGAGCTTTCCTCGGCTCCGGGTTCGGTCTCCCAGGTCCGGGAGGCCACCGCGGCCCTCCTGCGGCTGGCCAAGGAGGAGGGGGTGGCTATTTTCCTGGTGGGACACGTGACCAAAGAAGGGGTGATCGCCGGTCCCCGGGTGCTCGAACATCTAGTGGACGTGGTCCTCTACTTTGAAGGGGAAAGGTCCGGGCCCTACCGGCTCCTGCGCGCGGTGAAGAATCGCTTTGGACCGGTGGACGAGATCGGGGTCTTTGAGATGCGGGAGGCCGGCCTCTTTCCGGTGGAAAATCCCTCCCGGTTTTTTCTCTCCGGAGGCGGGGGAGCGGTCTTTCCGGCCCTGGAGGGGACGCGCCCCCTTCTGGTAGAGATCCAGGCCCTGGTGGTCAAGAGCTATCTGGCCTCCCCCCGGCGCACCGCGGTGGGTTTTGATCCCTGGCGGCTTTCCATGCTGCTGGCCATTCTGGAAAAACACCTGGGGGTTTCTTTTTATGACCGGGACGTCTTTCTCAACGTGGCCGGGGGGCTGCGCCTTCGGGAAACCGGGGCGGATCTTGCGGTCTGTGCGGCCCTTCTGGGAAGCCGCCTGGAAAAAGATCTTCCGGAAAAGACCGTATTTTGCGGGGAAGTGGGGCTTTCCGGGGAGGTGCGTCCGGTTCTGGCCCTAGAGACCCGTCTTAAGGAGGCCCGGAGGCTGGGCTTTTCCCAGGCGGTTTTGCCTTGGGGTCAGGAAATTCGGGATTTTCCTCAAGTACGCCCCCTCCGGCAGGTGCGGGAACTCCTGGATCTCCTTTGA
- a CDS encoding PilZ domain-containing protein, with protein MERRKFYRVLFPAEVTVLSQGESFPARLKDIAYGGAYLLSERRPPVGSRLELIVRLEGMQPPPEIRFLAEVVRHGEDGFGVKLVAIDLESLTHLRRLLYFNLPDADQAERELRDLLGEAVLEF; from the coding sequence ATGGAGCGGCGCAAGTTCTACCGGGTCCTTTTTCCGGCTGAGGTTACGGTCCTTTCTCAAGGGGAGTCCTTTCCGGCCCGCCTTAAAGATATCGCCTATGGTGGGGCCTATCTCCTTTCCGAGAGGCGCCCCCCTGTAGGTTCTCGCCTGGAACTGATCGTCCGCCTGGAGGGTATGCAGCCGCCTCCGGAAATTCGTTTTTTGGCCGAGGTGGTGCGTCACGGGGAGGACGGCTTTGGGGTGAAGCTCGTGGCCATCGATCTCGAAAGCCTTACCCACCTCCGGCGGCTTCTTTATTTCAATCTTCCGGATGCCGACCAGGCCGAACGAGAATTGCGGGACCTCCTGGGAGAGGCCGTGCTCGAATTTTGA
- a CDS encoding cytochrome b/b6 domain-containing protein, translating to MREIQAFNKFQRSMHLHYIHFMVVFFLTGLPQVAPHTFRWLLYFFWIPFAWFSPETTYLSGGMKVAMVLHRLAAVGLLLWLPLFVLREIKNAPRWQIWPEGGPIAGIAELLKHYFTFKPGRFGKYNFGQKCLAWFTILGTGIMVVSGCVLLFKDAFSPGAWRWARFFHDVGFVIFLVILPVHIYMALHPLNRKGFRAMFETGTLPEDYVKAHHPLWWEKIKT from the coding sequence ATGCGAGAAATTCAAGCCTTCAATAAGTTTCAAAGGAGCATGCACTTACATTACATCCATTTCATGGTGGTCTTTTTCCTCACCGGGCTTCCTCAGGTAGCCCCACACACCTTTCGCTGGCTACTTTACTTTTTCTGGATTCCCTTTGCCTGGTTTTCCCCGGAGACCACTTATCTCTCTGGAGGCATGAAAGTGGCTATGGTATTGCATCGGTTGGCCGCGGTAGGGCTCTTACTTTGGCTCCCTCTTTTCGTCCTGCGCGAGATCAAGAATGCTCCCCGCTGGCAGATCTGGCCCGAAGGAGGGCCTATAGCGGGAATAGCCGAGCTCCTTAAACACTATTTTACTTTTAAACCCGGGCGCTTTGGAAAATACAACTTTGGTCAGAAGTGTCTGGCCTGGTTCACCATCCTAGGCACCGGTATCATGGTGGTCTCCGGTTGCGTCCTTCTTTTTAAAGACGCCTTTAGTCCCGGGGCTTGGCGCTGGGCCCGGTTTTTCCACGATGTGGGCTTTGTGATTTTTCTGGTGATTCTTCCCGTCCATATCTACATGGCACTTCATCCCCTGAATCGTAAAGGCTTCCGGGCTATGTTCGAGACGGGGACCCTTCCCGAAGATTATGTAAAGGCCCACCACCCCTTGTGGTGGGAAAAAATAAAGACTTAA
- a CDS encoding 4Fe-4S dicluster domain-containing protein: MKVSMLYDMQACVRCYACSVQCGIENRARLSRDGRGTSERVLEEQRPELRYIFPVFRYIGPYPGRAVSYVHHCMHCENAPCARRCPAAAIEVKPYGPVVIHEERCIGCRACIEACPYGVPHFNPRMGKTYKCFMCYDRVEAGLSPACVEACLAKALYFGSREEVLAEARRRAANYERRLGEKFMVYGAEPVGEATGYLHWVTVGPEKFLKEYTLRPEAAQKPIEALDAVRTIGWVLFGTSAAGIIGHFLYSLGKEAEE, translated from the coding sequence ATGAAAGTAAGTATGCTCTACGATATGCAGGCCTGTGTACGGTGTTATGCCTGTTCGGTGCAGTGCGGGATTGAAAATCGGGCCCGCCTGAGTCGAGATGGAAGAGGCACCTCGGAAAGAGTCCTTGAAGAACAGCGTCCAGAGCTGCGCTACATCTTTCCGGTCTTTCGTTACATAGGTCCTTATCCTGGGCGGGCGGTCTCCTATGTGCATCACTGCATGCATTGCGAAAATGCCCCGTGTGCCCGAAGGTGTCCGGCTGCGGCCATTGAGGTTAAGCCTTATGGGCCGGTGGTCATCCACGAGGAGCGCTGTATTGGCTGCCGGGCCTGTATAGAGGCCTGTCCCTATGGGGTGCCTCATTTCAATCCTCGCATGGGCAAGACTTATAAATGCTTTATGTGTTACGACCGGGTGGAGGCTGGTCTTTCGCCGGCCTGTGTGGAGGCTTGTCTGGCCAAGGCCCTTTATTTTGGAAGTCGCGAGGAGGTCTTGGCCGAAGCCCGGCGTCGGGCGGCCAATTACGAAAGGCGGCTAGGAGAAAAGTTCATGGTTTACGGGGCCGAGCCCGTAGGGGAGGCCACGGGATACCTCCATTGGGTGACCGTGGGACCGGAAAAGTTCCTTAAGGAATACACTCTGCGTCCAGAGGCCGCGCAGAAACCTATTGAGGCCTTGGATGCGGTCCGGACCATTGGTTGGGTCCTCTTCGGGACTTCGGCCGCAGGGATCATTGGGCATTTCCTTTACAGCCTCGGCAAAGAGGCCGAGGAATAA
- a CDS encoding molybdopterin-containing oxidoreductase family protein: MRLGDTVKVSQKAPDPVDYGVERRVPLRCRMCAQQCPAIGVVKDGRLIKLEANPHLPYSGICGRSRSTPAALYNPDRLKYPLLRVGKRGEGKFKRISWDEALERIASVLRKYRERGEPEKVVYFPRFTSAAGLDKPFWHLYGTPNILSYADTCHSAGHDWGLGAYFGHPMTPGAFWMDYPNARFGVLAMRNPAGGLCVYQFGTLFGEGRRNGVRLVAVDVRFPNEAVEGAGRKWLPIRPGTDGAFHLALAHEIVKRRGYDQEYLIKETNACMLIDPETLEPYAPEIQEKVDPKTKKKKKHVRYRVWDQAQNRAVFKDEAQKPALRGEFTVEGRKVITAFEAIVQALEKYTPEWAEKITTIPANEIRAVAEELIKGKPRVFVDTGWYSERYGNVMRQFHSLGLVNTLLGVWEKKGGVGGIPKVKLHGPLPKVPKPKALQITKYYQKKKGYPFLNPKAGRRFAFEALRTGEPYEPKVIFAMGQNFIGGSAGSPEMTKLLDKVELIVCMTPFMDESCLYADIILPDTLFPERDEALHFKFKQSMPTVAMHMKAVEPPFEARPGSWVILELARRVLQPEEFEKYFGEFARGGWEVGWRRQLEGLEKKHPGLTLERLKREGVWYGKQSYKIKKKTYTGEVEIFSLLFLEKWKKLKAEGHPHADHAHPLPLWVPPFWWEEAQGKLKEDEFILCTGFSPLNSFTGGQTRNNPLLLEIWKEIGVDRVWIHPEKAQKLGISDGDVVEVFPAHNPRAVARARVWVTPLVHPEVLFSYYGVAPGIYPQLKRYLAFMPEYGVNINHFSKFHFAPLQGGHATQDVIIKVRRV; encoded by the coding sequence GTGCGTCTTGGAGATACGGTTAAGGTTTCGCAAAAGGCCCCCGATCCGGTGGACTATGGGGTGGAGCGGCGGGTGCCGCTGCGGTGTCGGATGTGTGCTCAGCAGTGTCCAGCGATTGGGGTGGTCAAGGATGGACGACTCATAAAGTTGGAGGCCAATCCCCATCTCCCCTATTCCGGGATCTGTGGGCGCAGTCGTTCGACCCCGGCGGCGCTTTATAATCCGGACCGTCTGAAGTACCCCCTCTTGCGGGTGGGAAAGCGCGGAGAAGGAAAATTTAAACGTATAAGTTGGGACGAGGCCCTAGAGCGTATTGCCTCCGTGCTCCGCAAGTATCGCGAGCGCGGGGAGCCCGAGAAGGTGGTCTATTTTCCGCGTTTTACCTCTGCGGCCGGGCTCGACAAACCCTTTTGGCACCTCTACGGCACACCCAACATCCTAAGTTATGCCGATACCTGTCATTCCGCAGGGCACGACTGGGGTCTTGGGGCCTATTTCGGGCATCCCATGACCCCAGGGGCCTTCTGGATGGACTACCCCAACGCCCGCTTCGGGGTTCTGGCCATGCGCAACCCTGCAGGGGGGCTCTGCGTTTACCAGTTCGGTACCCTTTTCGGAGAGGGCCGGCGCAATGGGGTAAGGCTGGTGGCCGTGGATGTGCGGTTTCCCAATGAGGCCGTGGAGGGAGCGGGCCGCAAATGGCTTCCCATCCGTCCTGGGACAGACGGGGCCTTTCATCTGGCCCTGGCCCACGAAATCGTAAAACGTCGGGGGTATGACCAGGAATATCTTATAAAGGAAACCAATGCCTGCATGCTTATTGATCCCGAGACCCTGGAGCCTTATGCCCCCGAAATTCAGGAAAAGGTAGATCCCAAGACCAAGAAGAAAAAGAAACATGTGCGTTATCGGGTGTGGGACCAGGCTCAAAATAGGGCCGTCTTCAAAGATGAGGCTCAAAAGCCAGCTTTGAGAGGAGAGTTCACTGTAGAAGGGCGAAAGGTCATTACGGCCTTTGAGGCCATCGTTCAAGCCCTGGAGAAGTACACCCCGGAATGGGCCGAGAAGATTACCACGATTCCGGCTAACGAGATCCGCGCCGTGGCCGAAGAATTGATCAAGGGTAAGCCCCGGGTCTTCGTGGACACCGGCTGGTACTCCGAACGTTACGGGAATGTCATGCGCCAGTTCCACTCTTTGGGCCTGGTGAACACCCTCCTTGGGGTCTGGGAAAAGAAGGGTGGGGTAGGGGGCATTCCCAAGGTGAAACTCCATGGCCCTCTCCCCAAGGTGCCCAAACCCAAGGCCCTCCAAATCACCAAGTATTACCAAAAGAAAAAGGGTTATCCTTTTCTCAATCCCAAGGCCGGCAGGCGCTTTGCTTTTGAGGCCCTGCGTACCGGGGAGCCCTACGAACCCAAAGTCATTTTCGCCATGGGCCAAAACTTCATCGGGGGCTCGGCCGGTTCTCCCGAAATGACCAAGCTCCTGGACAAGGTGGAACTCATCGTCTGTATGACCCCTTTCATGGATGAAAGCTGCCTTTATGCAGATATCATTCTCCCAGACACCCTCTTTCCTGAAAGGGATGAAGCCCTGCATTTTAAGTTCAAGCAGTCTATGCCCACGGTGGCTATGCATATGAAGGCTGTGGAACCGCCCTTCGAGGCGCGTCCGGGCTCTTGGGTCATCTTGGAGCTGGCCCGAAGGGTCCTTCAGCCCGAGGAGTTTGAGAAGTATTTCGGGGAGTTTGCCCGCGGGGGATGGGAGGTGGGCTGGCGCCGGCAGCTGGAGGGTCTAGAAAAGAAACACCCCGGGCTCACCTTGGAACGTTTAAAAAGAGAAGGAGTTTGGTACGGCAAACAGAGCTATAAGATTAAGAAGAAGACTTACACCGGGGAGGTGGAGATCTTCAGTCTCCTCTTCCTTGAAAAATGGAAAAAACTCAAGGCCGAAGGACATCCTCATGCGGACCATGCCCATCCTCTTCCCCTTTGGGTCCCGCCTTTCTGGTGGGAGGAGGCCCAAGGGAAGCTCAAGGAGGACGAATTTATCCTCTGTACAGGCTTTTCTCCGCTCAATTCCTTTACGGGAGGGCAGACCCGGAACAATCCCCTGCTTCTCGAGATCTGGAAAGAGATCGGGGTGGACCGGGTGTGGATACATCCGGAAAAGGCCCAGAAGCTGGGAATTTCGGATGGAGATGTGGTGGAGGTCTTTCCGGCGCATAACCCTCGGGCTGTAGCTCGGGCTCGAGTCTGGGTTACCCCTCTGGTGCATCCAGAGGTCCTGTTCTCCTACTACGGGGTGGCCCCGGGGATCTATCCCCAGCTTAAACGCTATTTGGCCTTTATGCCCGAATATGGAGTGAACATAAACCACTTTTCAAAGTTTCACTTTGCCCCTCTTCAGGGAGGGCATGCCACCCAGGATGTCATTATTAAGGTGAGGAGGGTTTAG
- a CDS encoding sigma-54-dependent transcriptional regulator, with amino-acid sequence MQPKVLLVDDEPQMVRLLERLLSPLEVSFERAYSGEEALEKVYRFLPEVVVADIKMPGMDGLELLRRIRERDNTISVILITGYGTIEMAVQAIKEGAYDFLPKPFEKDHLRHLVKRALERSLLLRENLFLKAQEKWWEPLGIVGESPVFRELMRLVERVARTDATVLILGESGTGKELIARAIHHLSERSSRKMVTVNCAALPESILEAELFGYVKGAFTGAERNKEGLFSQAHGSTIFLDEIGDMPSSLQVKLLRVLQEKEIRPLGSTQVLKVDVRVIASTNQDLEAKIAAGEFREDLYYRLNEVILRVPPLRERGEDILLLAQHFLREYAHQYGKEGLNFSPSALEFLLEQPWKGNVRELKNTIKRAVLLTSGSQITPEDLKGAPFSSYREETNASSLGFKTYHQAKREALDRFAREYLERLLRSTQGNISQAARLAGLKRQSLQRMLRRYGLQEFSEEDPTVS; translated from the coding sequence ATGCAGCCGAAGGTCCTTCTGGTAGATGATGAACCCCAGATGGTACGCCTCTTAGAAAGGCTCCTTTCTCCTCTAGAGGTAAGTTTTGAAAGAGCCTATAGCGGAGAAGAGGCTCTGGAGAAGGTCTATCGTTTTCTTCCTGAGGTGGTGGTGGCGGACATAAAGATGCCGGGCATGGACGGCTTAGAACTCCTTCGGCGGATTCGCGAAAGGGACAATACTATTTCGGTAATTCTTATTACAGGTTACGGCACCATTGAGATGGCCGTGCAGGCCATCAAAGAGGGGGCTTACGATTTTCTCCCCAAGCCTTTCGAAAAGGACCACTTACGACATTTGGTCAAACGGGCCCTGGAAAGAAGTCTTCTTTTACGGGAAAACCTCTTTCTTAAGGCGCAGGAGAAGTGGTGGGAGCCCCTGGGAATAGTGGGAGAATCTCCTGTCTTTCGAGAACTTATGAGACTGGTGGAGCGAGTGGCCCGCACGGATGCTACGGTCCTTATTCTAGGGGAGTCGGGAACCGGAAAAGAATTGATTGCTCGGGCCATTCACCATTTAAGTGAACGCTCTTCTCGGAAGATGGTCACGGTGAACTGTGCCGCTCTTCCGGAGTCCATTCTCGAAGCGGAACTTTTTGGTTATGTAAAGGGGGCTTTTACCGGGGCGGAAAGAAATAAAGAGGGGCTCTTTTCCCAGGCCCATGGATCTACCATTTTTCTTGACGAGATTGGAGATATGCCTTCTTCCCTCCAAGTAAAACTCCTAAGGGTTCTTCAAGAAAAAGAAATTCGCCCCCTGGGTAGCACCCAGGTCCTTAAGGTAGATGTGAGAGTGATAGCTTCTACGAATCAGGATCTGGAGGCCAAAATAGCCGCCGGGGAATTCCGTGAGGATCTCTATTATCGTTTGAACGAGGTGATCTTGCGGGTGCCTCCTCTTCGAGAAAGAGGAGAGGACATCCTTCTTCTAGCTCAACATTTTTTGCGGGAATACGCCCATCAGTACGGAAAAGAGGGCCTTAATTTTTCTCCTTCGGCCCTGGAATTTCTTTTAGAGCAGCCCTGGAAAGGAAATGTGAGAGAACTCAAAAATACCATCAAAAGGGCGGTCCTTTTAACCTCTGGGTCGCAGATTACCCCTGAGGACCTGAAGGGTGCCCCTTTTTCCTCCTATCGAGAGGAAACAAACGCCTCTTCTTTGGGTTTCAAAACCTATCATCAGGCCAAAAGAGAGGCCCTGGATAGATTTGCCCGGGAGTATCTGGAAAGGCTTCTTCGTTCCACCCAGGGAAACATTTCTCAGGCTGCCCGTTTGGCGGGCCTCAAGAGGCAGAGCCTGCAGCGGATGCTCCGCCGCTACGGGCTCCAAGAGTTTTCTGAAGAAGACCCCACCGTATCCTAA
- a CDS encoding two-component system sensor histidine kinase NtrB, which produces MRFFLAGIHRPQLWLFLAPVSGAFNTLFILLAAFFTLIFLRVHRTFRLLEEETQELRRTKSDLEKAQWRLLDLTRTLEQRVEERTQELALSEQKFRQLFECSGDAIFFCDQEGHLVDLNPAGVQLLGFARKEEVLGRSLGEFFVCTKEWQKYKEILCTEGGIKNFETWLFTARGEERYVVITANAIENAEGCRLGCQGIMKDLTRLKEMTEHFIYSEKMAALGQLAAGVAHEINTPLGIILGYTQLLRETLEDPPEELKIVEEQVRACQRLISDLLIFSRSSLSLEQEVKLHEIVEQVVEMVRPTYQKDGLQIHLHLFPVPSIQGDPDRLRQIILNLLNNARDALLQHKGSIHLWLRPGDNGTVILEVGDTGEGIPREILSHIFEPFFTTKPQGTGLGLFVTYGLVKEHGGEIIVFSPPRETLYQELGIRTLFRVILPKEAQNAAEGPSGR; this is translated from the coding sequence GTGCGCTTTTTCTTGGCCGGGATTCACCGTCCACAGCTCTGGCTTTTCCTAGCCCCCGTCTCTGGGGCCTTCAACACCCTTTTTATCCTCCTGGCGGCCTTTTTTACCCTGATCTTTCTCCGGGTGCACCGGACCTTTCGCTTATTGGAAGAGGAAACCCAAGAGCTTCGGCGGACCAAGTCGGATCTGGAAAAGGCCCAGTGGCGATTATTAGATTTGACCCGTACCTTAGAACAAAGGGTGGAGGAGCGCACCCAAGAGCTGGCCCTTTCTGAGCAGAAATTTCGCCAGCTATTTGAGTGTTCGGGAGACGCCATCTTTTTCTGCGACCAGGAAGGACATCTGGTAGATCTCAATCCCGCTGGGGTCCAACTTCTGGGTTTTGCGCGCAAGGAGGAGGTCTTGGGACGATCTTTAGGAGAATTTTTTGTATGCACTAAGGAATGGCAAAAATACAAAGAAATCCTCTGCACCGAGGGAGGCATTAAAAATTTCGAAACCTGGCTTTTTACCGCCCGGGGAGAGGAGCGGTATGTGGTGATCACCGCCAACGCTATCGAAAACGCCGAAGGCTGTCGTCTGGGCTGTCAGGGAATTATGAAGGACTTAACCCGCCTTAAGGAAATGACCGAGCACTTTATTTATTCAGAGAAGATGGCCGCCTTGGGTCAGTTGGCCGCAGGGGTGGCCCATGAAATCAATACCCCTCTGGGCATCATTCTAGGCTATACCCAGCTTCTCCGAGAGACCCTGGAGGATCCTCCGGAGGAACTAAAAATAGTGGAAGAGCAGGTGCGAGCTTGCCAACGCTTAATCTCGGACCTTCTTATTTTTTCCCGTTCTTCGCTATCCTTAGAACAGGAAGTGAAGCTCCACGAAATTGTAGAACAAGTGGTGGAGATGGTGCGCCCTACTTACCAAAAAGATGGACTGCAGATTCATCTCCACCTTTTTCCGGTGCCTTCTATTCAAGGGGATCCTGACCGCTTGCGGCAGATCATTCTCAATCTTTTAAATAATGCCCGAGACGCCCTTCTTCAGCATAAAGGGAGTATCCATCTTTGGCTCCGGCCGGGGGACAACGGAACCGTTATTCTAGAAGTGGGCGATACCGGAGAGGGAATTCCCCGGGAAATTCTTTCCCACATTTTTGAGCCCTTTTTTACCACCAAGCCTCAAGGAACGGGTTTAGGGCTCTTTGTAACCTACGGCCTGGTTAAAGAACACGGAGGAGAGATAATCGTTTTTTCTCCTCCTAGAGAAACGCTTTACCAAGAATTAGGTATAAGGACGCTTTTTCGGGTCATTCTTCCCAAGGAGGCCCAAAATGCAGCCGAAGGTCCTTCTGGTAGATGA